Below is a genomic region from Kribbella qitaiheensis.
GCCGAGTTCGCGGCCGAGTTTGCGGTGATCGTGGACTGCTTCGTTCATGGGTGTGGACTCCTCTGGAATGAGTGAGGCGAGTGTCCACATGGCGAAGCCCCGGGGCACTGGCCCCGGGGCTTCGTTTCGACAGTCAGCTGTCAGCGCGCCGGGACGTTCCTCGGCGTCGTCGTCACCACTGCGCGCTTGATCATGTCTCCAACGCTAGCAGAGTTGGTCAACTCTCTTCTCCGGACAGGTCCAGGCCGACCGGTCGGATGAGACCTTCCTGCGCCACCGAAGCAACCAGCCGACCGTCCTGGCTGAAGAGCCGTCCGGTGGCGAAGCCCCGCGCACCCGATGCCGACGGCGAGGCCTGGTCGTACAGCAGCCATTCGTCGGCCCGGAACGGACGATGGAACCAGAGTGCGTGGTCGAGCGAGGCGGGCTGGATCCTCCGGTCGCCGATGATGATTCCGTGCGGCAGTAAGCTTGCCCCGAGCAACGTCAGGTCACTCGCATACGCCAGAACGCAAGCATGCAAGGCCGAATCGTCCGGAAGCTTGCCTGCGGCCCGGATCCAGAACTGGCGCCCACTCAACCCGGCCAGCCGTACGTCGAGCGCGGCCCACTCCTTGTTCCAGTCCTCCGCCTTCCGGCCGGACGCCTGCTCGAACACCGAAGCCAGCGTCGGCGCCTCCTCCGGCGGGACGAGGTCGGTCGGCATCGAATCGGAGTGATCGAGGCCCGGCTCCGGACTCTGGTACGACGTCGACATGTAGAAGATCGTCTTGCCGCGCTGCGAAGCGACGATCCGGCGGCTGCTGAACGACCTGCCGTCCCGGATCCGCTCGACGTGGTACTCGATCGGTACCGCGGTGTCGCCCGGCCGGAGGAAGTAGCCGTGCAGCGAGTGGACGATCCGCTCGGGCTCGATCGTGTCGCTGGCCGCCACCAGGGCCTGGCCGAGCACCTGTCCCCCGAACACCCGCTGGGCAGACGTCTGCGGCTGCCGGCCGCGGTAAAGGTCGACGTCGATCTTCTCCAGGTCGAGCAACTCGACCAGATCCTCCAAGGACTCAGGCATGCCTCATCCTGACAGGTCCGTGCCCCCAGATCCCGGCAGGCAGGTGTGGCCGCGATCACCCGATTCCTTTCGGTGAGCTTTC
It encodes:
- a CDS encoding acyl-CoA thioesterase is translated as MPESLEDLVELLDLEKIDVDLYRGRQPQTSAQRVFGGQVLGQALVAASDTIEPERIVHSLHGYFLRPGDTAVPIEYHVERIRDGRSFSSRRIVASQRGKTIFYMSTSYQSPEPGLDHSDSMPTDLVPPEEAPTLASVFEQASGRKAEDWNKEWAALDVRLAGLSGRQFWIRAAGKLPDDSALHACVLAYASDLTLLGASLLPHGIIIGDRRIQPASLDHALWFHRPFRADEWLLYDQASPSASGARGFATGRLFSQDGRLVASVAQEGLIRPVGLDLSGEES